AAACTTCACACATACGGGGTCTCCGCCACAGAGATCACATGTCATGGTCTTTTTTGTATCAGGGTTTATACTTGGTGCTGCAAAAGGACATGCATAAATGCATGATTTGCAACCAA
This genomic interval from Pseudomonadota bacterium contains the following:
- a CDS encoding 4Fe-4S dicluster domain-containing protein translates to GCKSCIYACPFAAPSINPDTKKTMTCDLCGGDPVCVKFCKYNAISFVPSYKVAVNKKRAHSEVLKKALKG